One genomic window of Quercus lobata isolate SW786 chromosome 9, ValleyOak3.0 Primary Assembly, whole genome shotgun sequence includes the following:
- the LOC115959044 gene encoding MADS-box protein AGL42-like, whose translation MVRGKIQMRRIENATSRQVTFSKRRNGLLKKAYELSVLCDAEVAVIIFSQKGRLYEFSSTESHPNIFFRLKEKKGGETRRGFLIISKKVGKSMIKALY comes from the exons ATGGTGAGAGGGAAGATTCAGATGAGGCGAATCGAGAACGCGACGAGCCGGCAAGTCACTTTCTCAAAGCGTCGAAATGGGTTGCTAAAGAAGGCCTACGAGCTCTCAGTTCTTTGTGATGCTGAAGTTGCTGTGATCATCTTTTCGCAGAAAGGCAGGCTCTATGAGTTTTCAAGCACTGA ATCCCATCCAAATATTTTCTTTCgtcttaaagaaaaaaaggggggagaaACTCGAAGAGGATTCTTAATAATAAGCAAGAAAGTTGGAAAGAGCATGATCAAGgctttatactag